A genomic window from Gymnodinialimonas ceratoperidinii includes:
- a CDS encoding TRAP transporter substrate-binding protein, with amino-acid sequence MSGPVRITLAGYQGPDSVHTRGLEAFRDALTAAVGDRVEVILRPNVGPDGIKTEALPGLVEAGELDACYIASSYLAGRVRELSLFDMPFSAPDRHRALALVDGPLGARFGSALAAATGLTLLGVWDNGLRHMATARQPLHDPSECDGMVLRTLPNDDHQAAFRALGFRPLVIDAKDLTQAVCDGEVDAQENPLTNTYNFNLHGRLPVITLTGHLMGIALFVFNKDRFAALPEDLRQAISAAAAEATRAQRALAESEDEHCARALRDDGATLVVLTDAQRAAWREAAAPHTERARAQHDPELLALFDAETGTDDKAPDPTPEPATALLNTRGEM; translated from the coding sequence ATGAGCGGGCCCGTGCGGATCACGCTGGCGGGCTACCAAGGCCCGGATTCGGTGCACACCCGGGGGCTGGAGGCCTTTCGCGACGCGCTGACGGCCGCTGTGGGCGACCGCGTCGAGGTGATCCTGCGCCCCAACGTCGGCCCCGATGGCATCAAGACCGAGGCCCTGCCCGGCCTGGTCGAGGCCGGAGAGCTTGACGCCTGCTATATTGCGTCGAGCTATCTTGCAGGCCGGGTCCGCGAGCTCTCGCTGTTCGACATGCCGTTCAGCGCGCCGGACCGGCACCGGGCCTTGGCGCTGGTGGACGGACCTCTCGGCGCGCGGTTTGGCAGCGCGCTTGCTGCCGCGACGGGACTGACGCTGCTCGGCGTCTGGGACAACGGGTTGCGGCACATGGCAACGGCGCGGCAGCCGCTCCATGATCCGTCGGAATGCGACGGCATGGTGCTGCGCACGCTGCCCAACGACGATCACCAAGCCGCGTTTCGCGCGCTCGGGTTCCGCCCGCTGGTGATCGACGCCAAGGATCTGACCCAAGCGGTCTGCGACGGCGAGGTCGACGCGCAGGAAAACCCGCTGACCAACACCTATAATTTCAACCTGCATGGGCGTCTGCCGGTCATCACCCTGACCGGCCACCTGATGGGGATCGCCCTCTTCGTGTTCAACAAGGACCGGTTTGCCGCCCTGCCCGAAGATCTGCGGCAGGCGATCTCTGCGGCGGCGGCGGAGGCGACCCGGGCACAGCGCGCGCTGGCCGAGAGCGAAGATGAACATTGCGCCCGCGCCCTGCGCGACGACGGGGCGACGCTGGTGGTGCTGACCGACGCACAACGCGCCGCATGGCGGGAGGCCGCCGCGCCCCACACCGAACGCGCGCGCGCGCAACATGACCCCGAGCTGCTGGCTCTCTTCGATGCCGAGACCGGCACCGATGACAAAGCCCCGGACCCCACCCCTGAACCAGCCACTGCGCTCCTGAATACAAGAGGTGAGATGTGA
- a CDS encoding AEC family transporter has product MLSQMIEVLAPICIIVLIGFLMGRSKAGLETRALSSLVLLVATPALIFHTLASLQVPTETIQIMSGAALLCLAVAGGLGLAALLIFKGAVRSYLPPLMLPNSGNLGLPLVFLAFGQEGLELGIAYFFVVALVQHSFGMSIYAGTLKLGVLARQPLFYAVAAVMAVTWLDVTVPTIVLTTTEMLGGMMIPTMLILLGASLSRLQITDLRPALAIAFGRLIIGISSALLAIYLLDFSGVMAGTVFLLASMPTAIVNYIYAERYQHHPRQVAGSIVVSTVLTFLCLPGIVWVALAIAGPQ; this is encoded by the coding sequence ATGTTGAGCCAGATGATCGAGGTCCTGGCACCGATCTGCATCATCGTGTTGATCGGGTTCCTCATGGGACGCTCGAAGGCAGGGCTGGAGACACGGGCGCTCAGCTCGCTGGTGCTGCTGGTGGCGACGCCCGCGTTGATCTTTCATACGCTGGCCTCGCTGCAAGTGCCGACCGAGACCATCCAGATCATGTCGGGCGCGGCGCTGTTGTGCCTTGCCGTGGCGGGCGGATTGGGTTTGGCGGCCCTGCTGATCTTCAAGGGCGCGGTACGCAGCTACCTGCCGCCCCTGATGTTGCCCAACTCGGGCAACCTCGGCTTGCCGCTGGTGTTTCTCGCCTTCGGGCAGGAGGGGCTGGAACTGGGCATCGCCTATTTCTTCGTGGTGGCGCTGGTGCAGCACTCTTTCGGGATGTCGATCTATGCCGGGACCCTGAAACTCGGCGTTCTGGCCCGGCAACCGCTGTTCTATGCCGTAGCCGCCGTGATGGCGGTGACATGGCTGGATGTCACCGTGCCGACGATCGTGCTGACCACGACGGAAATGTTGGGCGGCATGATGATCCCCACCATGCTGATCCTGCTCGGCGCGTCCCTGTCGCGGCTGCAGATCACCGATCTGCGCCCGGCCCTTGCGATCGCCTTCGGGCGGCTGATCATCGGGATCTCCTCGGCGCTGCTGGCGATCTACCTGCTCGATTTCAGCGGCGTGATGGCGGGCACGGTGTTCCTGCTGGCCTCCATGCCGACGGCAATCGTCAATTACATCTACGCAGAGCGCTACCAGCATCATCCGCGTCAGGTGGCGGGCTCCATCGTGGTCTCGACCGTGCTGACCTTCCTGTGCCTGCCGGGCATCGTCTGGGTGGCCCTCGCGATTGCGGGGCCGCAATGA
- a CDS encoding OsmC family protein, which yields MSTVKEKPIWKFTVNGRQNTNTQSVAEARGKSVVIDEPVPRGGTDEGPMPVEYVFMGLVGCTHVIANKLAAANGITFTSMDIKIDVTMDSHGTRLIHPIDVPFPSCTLHITAEFDGPREGAMKVTEQLRDHCAVSKMLQESGTIVTENWMLNGVAV from the coding sequence ATGTCGACCGTCAAAGAGAAACCTATCTGGAAGTTCACGGTTAACGGCCGCCAGAACACCAACACGCAGTCCGTGGCGGAAGCGCGCGGCAAAAGCGTCGTGATCGACGAGCCGGTCCCGCGCGGCGGCACCGATGAAGGCCCGATGCCGGTGGAATACGTCTTCATGGGGCTGGTGGGCTGCACCCATGTGATCGCCAACAAGCTCGCGGCGGCCAACGGCATCACCTTCACGTCGATGGACATCAAGATCGACGTGACCATGGACAGCCACGGCACGCGCCTGATCCACCCGATCGACGTGCCGTTCCCGTCCTGCACCCTGCATATCACCGCCGAATTCGACGGCCCGCGCGAAGGTGCGATGAAAGTGACCGAGCAGCTGCGCGACCATTGCGCCGTGTCGAAGATGCTTCAGGAATCCGGCACCATCGTGACCGAGAACTGGATGCTGAACGGGGTCGCGGTCTGA
- a CDS encoding Gfo/Idh/MocA family protein: MTQAPQSFTVAIAGFGWWGKHIATRLQGHPWLNVAGVIEPATQNHGAITEMGLEAWDDFDAPLARDDIDAVILTTPNPLHEAQVCQVAAAGKHVFCEKPLGLTADSARRSVQACLDAGVQLGIGHERRFEPAMIALRKALDAGKLGTIMHAEAAFSHDKLIGIQPGDWRTRKDVAPAAGMTGMGIHLSDLLISFFGPVESLHAFTADRSLGWETGDVVTVQMKFEAGMTATFSAILHTPHFIRMHVFGSTEWVEVINDSHPDTPDGIVRVLTGRSDQPVTQQDYAWEDAVTFNLEAFAEAALGGAEYPFSPQEMIHNIQVLEAIERSSETGKVVSLSDV, from the coding sequence ATGACCCAAGCGCCGCAGAGCTTCACCGTCGCCATTGCCGGTTTCGGCTGGTGGGGAAAACACATCGCGACCCGGCTGCAAGGGCATCCGTGGCTGAACGTGGCGGGTGTGATCGAGCCGGCAACCCAGAACCACGGCGCGATCACCGAGATGGGGTTGGAGGCCTGGGACGATTTCGACGCCCCCCTCGCGCGGGACGATATCGACGCGGTGATCCTGACGACGCCCAACCCGCTGCACGAAGCGCAGGTCTGTCAGGTTGCCGCCGCCGGCAAGCATGTGTTCTGCGAGAAACCTCTGGGCCTCACCGCCGACAGTGCGCGTCGCTCGGTGCAGGCCTGTCTCGACGCGGGTGTGCAACTGGGCATCGGGCACGAGCGCCGGTTCGAACCGGCGATGATCGCCCTGCGCAAGGCGCTCGATGCGGGCAAACTGGGCACGATCATGCACGCCGAGGCCGCCTTCAGCCACGACAAGCTGATCGGTATTCAGCCCGGCGATTGGCGGACCCGCAAGGACGTGGCGCCCGCAGCCGGCATGACGGGAATGGGCATCCACCTCAGCGATCTTCTGATCTCGTTTTTCGGCCCGGTCGAGTCGCTCCATGCCTTCACCGCCGACCGCTCGCTCGGGTGGGAAACCGGCGATGTGGTCACCGTGCAGATGAAGTTCGAGGCCGGAATGACAGCGACGTTCAGCGCCATCCTGCACACGCCGCATTTCATCCGCATGCATGTCTTTGGCTCGACCGAATGGGTGGAGGTCATCAACGACAGCCACCCCGACACGCCCGACGGCATCGTGCGGGTCCTGACCGGGCGCTCGGACCAGCCCGTCACGCAGCAGGATTACGCCTGGGAAGACGCCGTGACGTTCAACCTCGAAGCCTTCGCCGAAGCGGCCTTGGGAGGGGCCGAGTATCCGTTCTCACCGCAGGAAATGATCCACAACATTCAGGTTCTGGAGGCCATCGAGCGGTCCTCCGAGACGGGCAAGGTCGTTAGTCTCTCCGACGTCTGA
- a CDS encoding LysR family transcriptional regulator, with the protein MKLQQLKYFAAVFENGSFSAAADKVNATQSGLSMHVSQIEKRYDITLFTRTSSGVTPTEAGRAFYEDAVKVLAAARLAEDRLRTLSKSVVGHVQVGLMPTFTRAVMPSVVLRFAEEYPNVRLSITEAYSSVLSQDVAEGNLDFAVVPTLLEASDVLLTKPMGQDRECLVCRPDRELPITDNKVKLRDLGPLKLVVPGRSNARRQSIEHYLMINNIEVAEILELDTMHGTLGIVANSEWVTILPGILCLPDLGGDRRKVVPLADPPLTVDYARIEPAKQPLSTAAQAFADILQEELNSALEMDLH; encoded by the coding sequence ATGAAGCTTCAACAACTGAAATATTTCGCGGCGGTGTTCGAAAACGGTTCGTTCTCCGCCGCCGCCGACAAGGTGAATGCCACGCAATCGGGGCTGTCGATGCACGTCAGCCAGATCGAGAAGCGCTACGACATCACCTTGTTCACGCGCACCTCCTCGGGCGTGACGCCCACGGAAGCCGGGCGCGCGTTCTACGAGGATGCGGTCAAGGTCCTCGCCGCCGCGCGGCTGGCGGAAGATCGGCTCAGAACGCTGTCGAAATCGGTTGTGGGCCACGTTCAGGTTGGCCTGATGCCCACCTTCACCCGTGCGGTGATGCCCTCGGTCGTGCTGCGCTTTGCCGAGGAATATCCCAACGTCCGCCTGTCGATCACCGAAGCCTATTCCAGCGTGTTGAGCCAGGACGTGGCCGAGGGAAATCTGGATTTCGCCGTGGTCCCGACCCTGCTGGAGGCCAGCGACGTTCTGCTCACCAAGCCGATGGGGCAAGACCGCGAGTGCCTGGTCTGTCGCCCGGACCGGGAGCTGCCGATCACGGACAACAAGGTGAAGTTGCGCGATCTGGGGCCGCTGAAGCTCGTCGTACCCGGCAGAAGCAACGCGCGGCGTCAGAGCATCGAGCACTACCTGATGATCAACAATATCGAGGTCGCGGAAATCCTCGAGCTGGACACCATGCACGGCACCTTGGGCATCGTGGCGAATTCCGAGTGGGTGACGATCCTGCCCGGCATCCTTTGCCTCCCCGATCTGGGGGGAGACCGCCGCAAGGTCGTGCCCCTTGCCGATCCGCCCCTGACCGTGGACTACGCAAGGATCGAGCCCGCCAAACAGCCCCTTAGCACCGCGGCGCAAGCCTTCGCGGACATCCTGCAGGAAGAGCTGAATTCGGCGCTGGAAATGGACCTGCACTGA
- a CDS encoding p-hydroxyphenylacetate 3-hydroxylase reductase component has translation MDAETDAPEINPKAFRRALGNFATGVTIITARAPDGTTVGVTASSFNSLSMDPPLILWSSIKGTPSCAIFEQAEHFAVNILASDQMEMSNHFARQQEDKFAGVEWEPGLGGAPIFPDCAGRFQCETYAKLDGGDHWIFVGRVMAFDDFGRPPLCFHRGSYAMVFDHPSAFPQTGDMPLPDTDGGRMGNHTFFMMMRACRTYQARYQPKLETLELSLIESRSLLALNDMPGLTPEDVVPHVHAPINETRVALVNLADRDLVVLEDGGYFLTPAGQEKAEECWNVAKAHAKEAFDGVSAEELATFDKVLRQLIAP, from the coding sequence ATGGACGCCGAGACAGACGCCCCCGAGATCAACCCCAAGGCCTTTCGCCGGGCTCTTGGCAACTTCGCCACCGGTGTCACCATCATCACCGCCCGCGCGCCGGACGGGACCACCGTGGGCGTGACGGCGAGCAGCTTCAACTCGTTGTCGATGGACCCGCCGCTGATCCTGTGGAGCAGCATCAAGGGCACGCCGAGCTGTGCGATCTTCGAGCAGGCCGAGCATTTCGCCGTCAACATCCTCGCATCGGACCAGATGGAGATGTCGAACCACTTCGCGCGCCAGCAAGAGGACAAGTTCGCCGGCGTCGAATGGGAGCCGGGCCTTGGCGGGGCGCCGATCTTTCCCGATTGCGCAGGCCGTTTCCAATGCGAGACCTATGCCAAATTAGACGGGGGCGATCACTGGATCTTCGTGGGGCGTGTGATGGCGTTCGACGATTTCGGCCGCCCGCCGCTCTGCTTTCACCGCGGCTCCTATGCCATGGTGTTCGATCACCCGAGCGCCTTCCCCCAGACCGGCGACATGCCCTTGCCCGACACCGACGGCGGGCGCATGGGCAACCACACCTTCTTCATGATGATGCGCGCCTGCCGCACCTATCAGGCCCGCTACCAGCCCAAACTGGAAACGCTGGAATTGAGCCTGATCGAGTCGCGCAGCCTGCTGGCGCTCAACGACATGCCGGGGCTCACGCCCGAGGATGTCGTCCCCCACGTCCACGCGCCGATCAATGAGACCCGCGTGGCCCTGGTCAACCTCGCCGACCGCGATCTCGTGGTGCTGGAGGACGGCGGCTACTTCCTGACGCCCGCCGGACAAGAGAAGGCCGAAGAATGCTGGAACGTCGCCAAGGCGCATGCGAAGGAAGCCTTCGACGGCGTGAGCGCCGAGGAGCTGGCGACCTTCGACAAGGTGCTGCGCCAGCTGATCGCGCCTTAG
- a CDS encoding ABC transporter ATP-binding protein, whose protein sequence is MTELILTDLVKKYGETEVLHAINLTVEPGEFLVLVGPSGCGKSTTLRMIAGLEEVSSGTIEIGGRVVNNLEPKERNIAMVFQNYAIYPHMSVRRNIGFGLKTSKLSKADKDKRIEEVAGILGMTDLLERKPSQLSGGQRQRVAIGRAMVRDPAVFLFDEPLSNLDAQLRTQMRLEIKKLHAQMGRMMVFVTHDQVEAMTMADRIVIMKDGHIQQIGTPAEVYHAPANTFVAQFIGAPAMNLLTATSTGSGATLVNGHNVDLPGLSVPAGQPVHLGIRPEDLTADGETFLTGTVSVAEPLGSETLVYVDVDGVEMTATASGRNPPRAGDVIHLGFRTDTVHPFDVTTGERLTAG, encoded by the coding sequence ATGACCGAACTGATCCTCACCGACCTCGTGAAGAAATACGGGGAGACCGAAGTCCTGCACGCGATCAATCTCACGGTGGAACCGGGCGAATTCCTTGTCCTCGTGGGTCCGTCCGGCTGCGGCAAATCCACGACCCTGCGCATGATCGCGGGACTGGAGGAGGTCTCTTCGGGCACCATCGAGATCGGCGGCCGGGTGGTGAACAATCTGGAGCCGAAAGAGCGCAATATCGCGATGGTTTTCCAGAACTACGCGATCTACCCCCATATGTCGGTGCGGCGGAACATCGGCTTCGGCCTGAAGACATCGAAGCTGTCGAAGGCGGATAAAGACAAGCGTATTGAGGAAGTTGCGGGCATCCTCGGGATGACGGACCTGCTGGAGCGCAAACCCTCGCAGCTTTCGGGCGGTCAGCGGCAGCGGGTGGCCATCGGACGTGCCATGGTGCGCGACCCGGCGGTGTTCCTCTTCGACGAGCCGCTCTCCAACCTCGACGCGCAGCTGCGCACCCAGATGCGGCTGGAGATCAAGAAGCTCCACGCGCAGATGGGGCGGATGATGGTTTTCGTGACCCATGATCAGGTCGAGGCGATGACCATGGCCGACCGGATCGTGATCATGAAGGACGGGCACATCCAGCAGATCGGCACCCCGGCCGAGGTCTACCACGCGCCCGCGAATACCTTCGTCGCGCAATTCATCGGTGCGCCGGCGATGAACCTTCTGACCGCCACGAGCACCGGCAGCGGAGCGACGCTGGTGAATGGCCACAACGTGGATTTGCCGGGCCTTTCGGTCCCCGCCGGCCAACCGGTGCATCTGGGCATCCGGCCCGAAGATCTCACGGCTGACGGCGAGACCTTCCTGACCGGCACCGTCTCCGTGGCGGAGCCTCTGGGCTCGGAAACGCTGGTCTATGTGGACGTGGATGGCGTCGAGATGACGGCTACCGCCTCGGGTCGCAACCCGCCCCGCGCGGGCGATGTGATCCACCTCGGCTTCCGCACCGACACCGTGCATCCGTTCGATGTGACGACCGGCGAGCGTCTGACGGCAGGCTAA
- the argH gene encoding argininosuccinate lyase yields the protein MSGETVTASEAPTDTTTFPDPTYRDTVLAPLFEGVKTHFADHMDAINRAHLVMLVETGILSRQDGAAIARALADIEVNVDRQALEYTGEHEDWFFLVEAKLRERLGDLGGALHTARSRNDMDHTMFKMALRARAEDALRRMNVLAQALLEKAKSERDTLIVAYTHGQPAQPSTFGHYLSAVLEVLLADAKRLEAAILHVDHSPMGAAAITTSGFPIDRERMAELLGFDGVRVNAYGCIAGVDYVTGLYSALKLPMIHLGRVVQDMAFWSAFEVGQLHVPRSLVQISSIMPQKRNPVPIEHMRHLASVAAGRCDAVVNTMHNTPFTDMNDSEGEVQQAGYGAFDHAGRVLDLLTAFLPACSINAERVARTTDAACITITELADTLVREDGLSFRQAHDVAAETARAVIAADQPLGGGFKAFSQAFEACIGKTSSLDEAAFKEAVDARSFVSRRDRTGGPAPAALDAAFDIYQSKINALRDDLEARVTRRSRASASLSTAFEALLKDAQ from the coding sequence ATGAGCGGAGAGACTGTCACGGCATCGGAGGCGCCGACGGATACCACGACCTTCCCCGATCCGACCTACCGCGACACGGTCCTCGCGCCGCTGTTCGAGGGGGTAAAGACCCACTTCGCCGATCATATGGATGCGATCAATCGCGCGCATCTCGTGATGTTGGTGGAGACCGGCATCCTGAGCCGCCAAGATGGCGCGGCCATCGCCAGAGCCTTGGCGGATATCGAGGTGAACGTCGACCGGCAAGCCCTTGAATATACCGGAGAACACGAGGATTGGTTCTTCCTTGTCGAGGCCAAATTGCGGGAACGTCTGGGCGATCTCGGTGGCGCACTGCACACCGCGCGCTCGCGCAACGACATGGACCACACCATGTTCAAGATGGCGCTGCGCGCCCGGGCGGAGGATGCCTTGCGGCGCATGAACGTCCTCGCGCAAGCCCTTCTGGAAAAAGCGAAATCCGAGCGTGATACGCTGATCGTGGCCTATACCCACGGGCAGCCCGCGCAGCCCTCGACCTTTGGCCATTACCTTTCAGCCGTTCTCGAGGTTCTGCTGGCCGATGCCAAACGGCTGGAGGCGGCCATTCTGCACGTCGACCATAGCCCGATGGGTGCGGCGGCAATCACCACCTCGGGCTTCCCGATTGACCGTGAGCGGATGGCAGAGCTCTTGGGTTTCGACGGCGTGCGGGTGAATGCCTATGGCTGCATCGCGGGCGTCGACTATGTCACCGGGCTCTACTCTGCCCTGAAGCTGCCAATGATCCACCTGGGTCGTGTGGTGCAGGACATGGCCTTCTGGTCGGCATTCGAGGTCGGGCAACTCCACGTCCCGCGCAGCCTCGTGCAGATCTCCTCGATCATGCCGCAGAAGCGCAACCCGGTCCCGATTGAGCACATGCGCCACCTTGCCTCCGTCGCCGCCGGGCGCTGCGACGCCGTGGTGAACACGATGCACAACACGCCGTTCACCGACATGAACGACAGCGAGGGCGAGGTGCAGCAAGCGGGCTACGGCGCCTTCGATCACGCGGGCCGGGTGCTGGATCTGCTGACCGCCTTCCTGCCTGCGTGCTCGATCAACGCCGAGCGCGTGGCGCGCACCACCGACGCGGCCTGCATCACCATCACCGAACTGGCTGACACCCTTGTGCGCGAGGATGGGTTGAGCTTCCGCCAAGCCCATGACGTGGCCGCCGAAACGGCCCGCGCGGTGATCGCTGCGGACCAACCACTCGGCGGCGGGTTCAAAGCCTTCTCGCAGGCCTTTGAAGCGTGCATCGGCAAGACCTCGTCGCTGGACGAGGCCGCCTTCAAGGAAGCCGTCGACGCACGCAGTTTCGTGAGCCGGCGCGACCGGACCGGTGGCCCGGCCCCTGCCGCGCTTGATGCCGCCTTCGACATTTACCAGTCAAAAATCAACGCCTTGCGCGATGATCTTGAAGCGCGTGTGACCCGCCGGTCCCGTGCTTCAGCCTCCCTTTCCACCGCCTTTGAAGCCCTCCTGAAAGACGCGCAATGA
- a CDS encoding carbohydrate ABC transporter permease yields MTTADDLTIRPSSEALLKAPAPPKRRNMGQLIRWILLFAGGILMVMPLAYMISTSLKWPWEVYEIGLIPEEPTIENYTYVLEDGRFFSWFINSTVIAAITTISALFFDSLVGYTLCKFRFRGRYIVFIAILSTLMIPTEMLVIPWYMMSQSLGWLDTYWGIMFPGLMTAFGVFLMKQFFETVPDDFLEAARIDGLNELQIWWQVAMPMVRPALAALAIFIFLGNWTAFLWPLIVTTSPELYTLPVGLSSFGDEADVAWELIMTGAAISTLPTLIFFLIFQRFIIRGVVMAGLKG; encoded by the coding sequence ATGACCACTGCTGATGACCTGACAATCCGCCCTTCCTCCGAGGCTCTTCTCAAGGCGCCCGCGCCGCCCAAGCGCCGCAACATGGGCCAGTTGATCCGCTGGATCCTGCTGTTCGCGGGCGGCATCCTGATGGTGATGCCGCTGGCCTACATGATCTCCACCTCGCTGAAATGGCCCTGGGAGGTCTACGAGATCGGCCTGATCCCGGAAGAGCCGACGATCGAAAACTATACCTACGTGCTTGAAGACGGGCGCTTTTTCAGCTGGTTTATCAACTCGACCGTCATTGCCGCGATCACAACCATCTCGGCGCTCTTCTTCGACAGCCTCGTGGGCTACACGCTGTGCAAGTTCCGCTTCCGCGGGCGCTATATCGTCTTCATCGCGATCCTCTCGACCCTGATGATCCCGACCGAGATGCTGGTGATCCCCTGGTACATGATGAGCCAATCGCTTGGCTGGCTGGACACCTACTGGGGCATCATGTTCCCCGGCCTGATGACGGCCTTCGGCGTCTTCCTGATGAAGCAGTTCTTCGAGACGGTGCCTGACGACTTCCTCGAAGCGGCGCGGATCGACGGGCTGAACGAGCTGCAGATCTGGTGGCAGGTCGCGATGCCGATGGTCCGCCCGGCCCTCGCGGCGCTAGCGATCTTCATCTTCCTCGGCAACTGGACGGCCTTCCTCTGGCCGCTGATCGTCACCACCTCGCCCGAGCTCTACACGTTGCCGGTGGGGCTCTCGTCCTTCGGCGACGAGGCCGATGTGGCGTGGGAGCTGATCATGACCGGCGCGGCGATCTCGACCCTGCCGACGCTGATCTTCTTCCTGATCTTCCAGCGCTTCATCATCCGAGGTGTCGTCATGGCGGGGCTGAAGGGATGA
- a CDS encoding carbohydrate ABC transporter permease yields the protein MSTPAPAAGGLTIMQKRTLWAWGFLSVPILFYVVIRFYPTGNAMVLSFQEWNLLGERTWAGLENYRVLLWDPVFWQVFRNTFMYLLLGTPISLVLAFFVAYHLDQVRFMHGTIRALYFVPFMTSAVAMAWVWRWFYQDVPIGLFNNALASIGIPQIDFLDSTTNALPSILAPAIWAGLGFQIIIFMAGLRAIPRSFYEAAKIDGVSTWTVLWEITLPLLRPTIVFVVVLSSIGFLRIFDHVFNMTSANPGGPLNTTKPLVLMIYQTAFDSYDMGYAAAQTVILFLILLVVSLIQLRLLRDR from the coding sequence GTGAGCACACCGGCGCCGGCGGCGGGCGGGCTGACGATCATGCAGAAGCGCACGCTCTGGGCGTGGGGCTTCCTCTCCGTGCCGATCCTCTTCTACGTGGTGATCCGCTTCTACCCGACCGGCAACGCCATGGTGCTGTCGTTCCAGGAATGGAACCTCCTGGGCGAGCGGACATGGGCCGGGCTGGAGAACTACCGCGTCCTGCTCTGGGATCCGGTCTTCTGGCAGGTGTTCCGCAACACCTTCATGTATCTGCTTCTGGGCACGCCAATCAGCCTCGTGCTGGCTTTCTTCGTGGCCTATCACCTCGATCAGGTGCGCTTCATGCACGGGACCATCCGGGCGCTCTACTTCGTGCCCTTCATGACCTCTGCCGTGGCCATGGCATGGGTCTGGCGCTGGTTTTACCAGGACGTGCCCATCGGCCTTTTCAACAATGCGCTGGCTTCCATCGGCATACCGCAGATCGATTTTCTCGACAGCACCACCAACGCCCTGCCCTCGATCCTTGCGCCCGCAATCTGGGCGGGTCTGGGCTTCCAGATCATCATCTTCATGGCCGGGCTGCGCGCCATTCCGCGCTCGTTCTACGAGGCGGCCAAGATCGACGGCGTTTCCACCTGGACCGTGCTGTGGGAGATCACCCTGCCGCTTCTGCGCCCCACGATCGTTTTCGTGGTCGTTCTGTCCTCCATCGGTTTCCTGCGGATCTTCGATCACGTCTTCAACATGACCTCCGCCAACCCCGGCGGGCCTTTGAACACCACCAAACCGCTGGTGCTGATGATCTACCAGACCGCCTTCGACAGCTACGACATGGGCTATGCCGCGGCGCAAACCGTCATCCTGTTCCTGATCCTGCTGGTCGTCAGCCTGATCCAACTGCGCCTGCTGAGAGATCGTTGA